The Daucus carota subsp. sativus chromosome 9, DH1 v3.0, whole genome shotgun sequence genome window below encodes:
- the LOC108200365 gene encoding vegetative cell wall protein gp1-like, with product MASGIHGHVLEVTVVGCTKLKDTEWISRQDPYVCLEYASSKFRTRTCKDGGKNPTFQEKFVFTLIEGLRELSVVVWNSNTITYDELIGSTKVQLQKVLSQGYDDSPWTLNTKTGRYAGEVRLIMHYANANSQKQPKTYAPSAPPYAAPSVLSDYAYSRPTSYPAPPSSTPPYPQPSSSPYPPPSSASPYLPSLSTYPYPPPSSASLYPLPSSASLYPPPSSSSPYPPSKSAALYPPQASAYPNPSNISHQHDSAPYPPQPYPPPSVYPPQPYPSPSVYPPQPYPPPAQSSSQYPPDPSYTGTYPPPY from the exons ATGGCGAGTGGTATTCATGGCCATGTTCTTGAAGTCACTG TTGTTGGATGTACCAAGTTGAAAGATACAGAATGGATTTCGAGACAAGACCCTTACGTTTGCCTTGAATATGCTAGTTCCAAGTTCCGCACCAGGACTTGTAAAG atgGAGGAAAAAACCCCACTTTCCAAGAGAAATTCGTGTTCACCCTAATTGAAGGATTGAGAGAGCTGAGTGTGGTTGTCTGGAATAGTAATACAATTACTTACGATGAATTGATCGGTAGCACAAA GGTTCAATTGCAGAAGGTTCTGTCTCAAGGATATGATGACAGTCCCTGGACACTGAATACTAAAACTGGCAG GTATGCAGGAGAGGTTCGACTCATAATGCACTATGCAAATGCAAAT TCACAAAAGCAACCAAAGACTTATGCTCCATCTGCTCCACCATATGCAGCACCGTCTGTGCTATCAGACTACGCTTACTCGCGACCAACTTCCTACCCTGCCCCACCATCTTCAACACCTCCATACCCTCAACCATCATCATCCCCTTATCCGCCACCGTCGTCCGCATCTCCGTACCTGCCATCGTTGTCCACATATCCGTACCCACCACCATCTTCAGCATCCCTGTACCCTCTGCCATCTTCAGCATCCCTGTACCCTCCGCCATCTTCATCATCTCCGTACCCACCATCAAAATCAGCAGCCCTTTACCCGCCACAAGCCTCGGCGTACCCCAATCCATCTAATATTTCACATCAACATGATTCAGCTCCATATCCTCCTCAACCATATCCGCCACCTTCTGTATATCCTCCTCAACCATATCCATCACCTTCTGTATATCCCCCTCAACCATATCCACCACCAGCACAATCCTCAAGCCAATATCCCCCAG ATCCATCGTATACAGGAACCTATCCTCCACCATATTAA
- the LOC108202233 gene encoding cyclin-D3-1-like, translated as MVPLELNNDHSHPQQETQGFSLESLICEENLEAFESFEEEANEKECNFDLVEKDLSWEDEEFVSLFHREKQTHVFPEEIDHSLVVARRRAIEWMLKVKAHFGFSCLTILLAINYFDRFLCSFQVEKNKPWMKHVAAVACVCLAAKIEETLVPPLPDLQVISDHMFKAKTIRQMELLVLSTLQWRMNTVTPFSFLDPIVRRLGLKSDLHCVIFKKCEALFLSAVSDGRFVRYLPSVLATSALLHVIRQVEPLNAVNYQNQLFNVLKSSKENISGCYELIGNISTTCSIDQKKSRKRNSEEMQDTKNETIDVF; from the exons ATGGTTCCTTTAGAACTAAACAATGATCATTCTCATCCCCAACAAGAAACTCAAGGCTTCTCTCTTGAATCTCTTATTTGTGAAGAGAATCTAGAGGCATTTGAGAGCTTTGAAGAAGAGGCTAATGAAAAAGAGTGCAACTTTGATCTTGTGGAGAAGGATTTATCTTGGGAAGATGAGGAGTTTGTGTCTTTGTTTCATAGAGAAAAACAAACTCATGTTTTTCCTGAAGAAATTGATCATTCATTGGTTGTGGCTAGGAGAAGGGCTATTGAGTGGATGTTGAAAGTCAAAGCACATTTTGGGTTTTCTTGTCTTACTATACTTTTGGCCATTAATTACTTTGACAGGTTTCTATGCAGTTTTCAAGTTGAGAAAAATAAGCCATGGATGAAGCATGTTGCTGCAGTGGCTTGTGTTTGTTTGGCTGCAAAAATTGAGGAGACCCTGGTTCCTCCTCTTCCTGATCTTCAG GTGATTTCTGATCATATGTTTAAGGCCAAAACGATTCGACAAATGGAGCTTCTTGTTTTGTCGACTCTCCAGTGGAGAATGAATACAGTGACCCCGTTTTCGTTTCTTGATCCTATAGTAAGAAGGCTTGGCTTAAAAAGTGATCTGCATTGtgttattttcaagaaatgtgAAGCTCTGTTTCTCTCTGCAGTATCTG ATGGAAGATTCGTACGTTATCTACCATCGGTTTTGGCCACTTCTGCATTGCTTCACGTTATTCGTCAAGTAGAGCCCTTAAATGCggttaattatcaaaatcaGCTTTTTAATGTTCTCAAATCCTCCAAG GAGAACATTAGCGGATGTTATGAACTCATTGGGAACATTTCAACCACTTGCTCGATTGATCAAAAGAAGTCTCGCAAGCGCAATTCTGAAGAAATGCAAGACACCAAAAATGAGACCATTGATGTCTTCTAG
- the LOC108201019 gene encoding major strawberry allergen Fra a 1.07-like codes for MGFASYTDEYTSPIAPSRLFKASIVDSHNLIPKLLPQGIKSIEHIQGDGGAGSIKQINFIDGRTFNSVKYHIDELSEDTYKYNYTLLEGDALVENLEKITYEVKFESSPSGGTISKVTSKYYTKGEFMLKEEDIKAGKEKVLSMYKVAEAYLIQNPDAYV; via the exons ATGGGCTTCGCAAGCTATACTGATGAGTACACTTCCCCTATTGCTCCATCAAGGCTCTTCAAGGCCTCCATCGTCGACTCTCACAACTTGATTCCAAAGCTCTTGCCCCAAGGTATCAAGAGCATCGAACATATTCAAGGTGATGGAGGAGCCGGAAGCATTAAGCAAATCAACTTCATTGATG GTCGCACTTTTAATAGTGTGAAGTACCACATTGACGAGCTTAGTGAAGACACGTACAAGTACAACTATACACTGTTGGAAGGCGACGCCTTGGtggaaaatcttgaaaaaataaCTTACGAGGTTAAGTTTGAGTCGTCTCCTAGTGGCGGTACCATCTCTAAGGTAACAAGCAAGTATTATACTAAAGGAGAATTCATGCTTAAGGAAGAAGATATCAAGGCGGGCAAGGAAAAGGTTCTATCCATGTACAAAGTTGCCGAAGCCTATCTCATCCAAAACCCTGATGCCTATGTCTAG
- the LOC108202527 gene encoding putative pentatricopeptide repeat-containing protein At1g12700, mitochondrial yields MLLVKRGAQTLATAHFHALTSFTLMPPIVSTPNSLFHSHFLLFSTKPNPDSQPKPPFIPSPSTTHPELKLLLYRKSKVGFNKLDDALLVFDQMLRLKSGLSVVDFNQLLTALVRMKEYSVAISMFRELRVLSIPADIVTFNTAIHSCCHLDTLDYAFSLLAGIIKSGWVPDAFTYNTLIKGLLSQDRPLEAGDLFNKLIRFQEIQPSVVTYNTIIDGLCKTSNTSMALKLLRKMEQIGLKPDVITYTSIIDSLCKERRVDHALVLVSEMTHKGISPNVITYNILLQGLCISSRWEDIELLLSEMGVRKISPDLHTYTILVDAHCKEGRTTDAEDVIAIMIQKGVPPDVITYTALMEGFCLRGNTDRALEVLNTMMSNGIAPNCYSYTILIDGLCKNRKLDEARNIFDKLASRGLQPNVKTYTTMIQGFCQEGLFEEAKVLLSEMETSGCLPNDVTYNTIIRACLLNKRYEEAAVLIENMRARKFSEDASSTSMVIDLLSIEEQDPSVLAFCKWFLQ; encoded by the coding sequence ATGTTGTTGGTGAAGAGAGGAGCTCAAACACTAGCCACTGCTCATTTTCATGCTCTCACTTCATTCACTTTGATGCCTCCAATTGTAAGCACCCCAAATTCTCtttttcattctcattttcttcttttctctaCTAAGCCTAACCCTGATTCACAACCCAAACCCCCCTTTATTCCTTCTCCATCTACCACTCATCCCGAGCTTAAACTATTACTCTATCGTAAATCCAAGGTTGGTTTCAATAAACTCGATGATGCTCTTCTTGTGTTCGATCAAATGCTCCGTCTGAAATCTGGGCTTTCTGTTGTGGATTTCAACCAACTCTTAACCGCCCTTGTTCGCATGAAAGAGTACTCTGTAGCTATCTCCATGTTTAGAGAATTGCGTGTTTTAAGCATTCCTGCTGATATTGTTACCTTTAATACTGCCATTCATTCCTGTTGTCACTTGGATACCCTTGATTATGCCTTTTCATTGCTTGCTGGAATCATCAAGAGTGGTTGGGTGCCCGATGCCTTTACCTACAACACTCTTATCAAGGGCCTTCTATCTCAAGACAGGCCTTTGGAGGCTGGGGATTTGTTTAACAAGCTTATCagatttcaagaaattcagCCCAGTGTAGTTACGTATAACACCATCATTGATGGTCTCTGCAAAACTTCAAATACCTCCATGGCTCTCAAGTTGTTAAGAAAGATGGAGCAGATAGGTTTGAAACCCGATGTGATAACTTATACCTCTATTATTGATTCTTTGTGCAAAGAGAGACGAGTCGATCATGCATTGGTTCTTGTGTCTGAAATGACTCACAAAGGCATATCACCTAATGTTATAACCTATAACATATTACTTCAAGGCCTTTGCATCTCCAGCCGATGGGAGGACATTGAGCTGTTGTTAAGTGAGATGGGTGTTAGGAAGATCTCTCCTGATCTGCACACCTATACTATATTGGTCGACGCACACTGCAAAGAAGGgaggacaacagatgcagaagATGTGATTGCAATTATGATCCAGAAAGGTGTGCCTCCTGATGTAATCACCTACACTGCGCTTATGGAAGGATTTTGTTTAAGAGGCAACACTGACAGGGCATTAGAGGTGCTGAATACCATGATGAGTAATGGAATAGCGCCAAATTGTTATAGCTATACTATCCTCATCGATGGTCTCTGCAAGAACAGAAAACTTGACGAGGccagaaatatttttgataagctTGCTTCAAGAGGTTTGCAACCCAATGTGAAGACATACACTACAATGATTCAAGGATTTTGTCAAGAAGGGTTATTTGAGGAAGCAAAGGTATTACTTTCTGAGATGGAAACTAGTGGTTGTTTGCCTAACGATGTGACTTACAACACGATCATCCGTGCATGtcttttgaataaaagataTGAAGAAGCAGCTGTATTGATAGAGAACATGCGAGCTCGTAAATTCTCAGAAGATGCATCTTCTACGTCCATGGTAATAGACCTATTATCTATAGAAGAACAAGACCCCTCCGTTCTTGCTTTCTGCAAATGGTTTTTGCAATAG
- the LOC108202529 gene encoding major strawberry allergen Fra a 1.07-like yields MGFASFTDEYTSPIAPSRLFKASIVDSHNLIPKLLPQGIKSIEHIQGDGGAGSIKQINFIDGRTFNSVKYHIDELNEDKYNYNYTLLEGDALVENLEKITYEVKFESSPSGGTISKVTSKYYTKGEFMLKEEDIKAGKEKVLSMYKVVEAYLILNPDAYV; encoded by the exons ATGGGCTTCGCAAGCTTCACTGATGAGTACACTTCCCCTATTGCTCCATCAAGGCTCTTCAAGGCCTCCATCGTCGACTCTCACAACTTGATTCCAAAGCTCTTGCCCCAAGGTATCAAGAGCATCGAACATATTCAAGGTGATGGAGGAGCCGGAAGCATCAAGCAAATCAACTTCATTGATG GTCGCACTTTTAATAGTGTCAAGTACCACATTGACGAGCTTAATGAAGACAAGTACAATTACAACTATACACTGTTGGAAGGCGACGCCTTGGtggaaaatcttgaaaaaataaCTTACGAGGTTAAGTTTGAGTCGTCTCCTAGTGGCGGTACCATCTCTAAGGTAACAAGCAAGTACTATACTAAAGGAGAATTCATGCTTAAAGAAGAGGATATCAAGGCGGGCAAGGAAAAGGTTCTATCCATGTACAAAGTTGTCGAAGCCTATCTCATCCTAAACCCTGATGCCTATGTCTAG
- the LOC108202528 gene encoding putative pentatricopeptide repeat-containing protein At1g12700, mitochondrial, which yields MLSVKRGAQTLATAHFHALTSFTLMPPIVSTPSLLLHSHFLLFSTKPNPNSQPKAPFIPSPSTTYPELKQLLYRKSKVGFNKLDDALLVFDQMLGLKSRLSVVDFTQLLTALVRMEEYSVAISMFRELRVLSIPVNIVTFNTAIHSCCHLNPLDYAFSLLAGIIKSGWVPDLFTYNTLIKGLLSQDRPLEAGDLFKKLIKFQEIQPSVVTYNTIIDGLCKTSNTSMALKLLRKMEEIGCNPDAVTYTSIIDSLCKEGRVDHALDLVSEMTHKGISPDVITYNRLLQGLCSSSRWEDIGPLLSEMGVRKISPDLHTYNILVDAHCKEGRTTDAEDVIAIMIQKGVPPDVVTYNTLMDGFCLRGNTDRALEVLNTMRSNGIVPNCYSYTILIDGLCKNRKLDEARNIFDKFASRGLQPDVITHNTMIRGLCQEGLVEEAKVLLSKMEVTGCLPDSVTYNTIIRASLLNKRYEEAVVLIENMRARKFPEDASSTSMVLDLLSKEEQDPSVLAFCKWFFQ from the coding sequence ATGTTGTCAGTGAAGAGAGGAGCTCAGACACTAGCCACTGCTCATTTTCATGCTCTCACTTCATTCACTTTGATGCCTCCAATTGTAAGCACCCCTTCTCTTTTACTCCATtctcattttcttcttttctctaCCAAGCCTAACCCTAATTCACAACCCAAAGCCCCCTTTATTCCTTCTCCATCTACCACTTATCCGGAGCTAAAACAATTACTCTATCGTAAATCCAAGGTTGGTTTCAATAAACTCGACGATGCTCTTCTTGTGTTTGATCAAATGCTTGGTCTGAAATCTAGGCTTTCTGTTGTGGATTTCACACAACTATTAACCGCCCTCGTTCGGATGGAAGAGTACTCTGTTGCCATATCCATGTTTAGAGAATTGCGTGTTTTAAGCATTCCTGTTAATATTGTTACCTTTAATACTGCCATCCATTCCTGCTGTCACTTGAATCCACTTGATTATGCCTTTTCATTGCTTGCTGGAATCATCAAGAGTGGTTGGGTGCCCGATCTCTTTACCTACAACACTCTCATCAAGGGCCTTCTATCTCAAGACAGGCCTTTGGAGGCTGGGGATTTGTTTAAGAAGCTTAtcaaatttcaagaaattcagcCCAGTGTAGTTACGTATAACACCATCATTGACGGTCTCTGCAAAACTTCAAATACCTCCATGGCTCTCAAGTTGTTAAGAAAGATGGAGGAGATAGGTTGTAACCCCGATGCGGTAACTTATACCTCAATTATTGATTCTTTGTGCAAAGAGGGACGAGTTGATCATGCATTGGATCTTGTGTCTGAAATGACCCACAAAGGCATATCACCAGATGTTATAACCTATAACAGATTACTTCAAGGTCTGTGCAGCTCCAGCCGGTGGGAGGACATTGGGCCGTTGTTAAGTGAGATGGGTGTTAGGAAGATCTCTCCTGATCTGCACACCTATAATATACTGGTCGATGCACACTGCAAAGAAGGgaggacaacagatgcagaagATGTGATTGCGATTATGATCCAGAAAGGTGTGCCTCCTGATGTAGTCACCTACAATACGCTTATGGATGGATTTTGTCTAAGAGGCAACACTGACAGGGCATTAGAGGTGCTGAATACCATGAGGAGTAATGGGATAGTGCCAAACTGTTATAGCTATACTATCCTCATCGATGGTCTCTGCAAGAACAGAAAACTTGACGAGGccagaaatatttttgataagtttgcTTCGAGAGGTTTGCAACCTGACGTCATAACACACAACACAATGATCAGAGGACTTTGTCAAGAAGGGTTAGTTGAGGAAGCAAAGGTATTACTTTCTAAAATGGAAGTTACTGGTTGTTTACCTGACAGTGTAACTTACAACACGATCATCCGTGCAAGtcttttaaataaaagatatgaagAAGCAGTTGTATTGATAGAGAACATGCGAGCTCGTAAATTCCCAGAAGATGCATCTTCCACATCCATGGTACTAGACCTATTATCTAAAGAAGAACAAGACCCCTCTGTTCTTGCTTTCTGCAAATGGTTTTTTCAATAG